The Sinomonas sp. P10A9 genome contains the following window.
CGGCCGACGGCGCGTCTTCGTCGCCGGTCTGGCGCTCTTCGGCGTGGCGTCGGCCCTTGTAGGCCTCGCCCCGGCGGGCTGGTGTCTCATCGCCGCGCGGGCCGTCCAAGGCGTCGGCGCCGCCGTCGTCGCGCCGACAGCCCTCTCCCTGCTCACCGCCCATTTTGAGCCCGGGCCGGAGCGCACGCGCGCCGTCGCGGCCTACGGCGCCGTGGCCGGGATCGGGGCGAGCGTGGGCCTTGTGGTGGGCGGTGCCCTCGCCCAATGGGTCTCGTGGCGCGCCGGCTTCCTGATCAACGTCCCCATCGGGGCCGCGCTCGCATGGGCCGCGGTGCGGACCATCCCGGCATCCGCCTCCGCGCGTGGCCGGTTCGACACCGCTGGCGCCGTGCTCTCCACTCTGGGAGTGGGCTCGCTCGTGTTCGGAATCGTCGCCTCGGGGGACCCGGATCTGGCAGGCGACGCCGGCTGGGCGGCGCCCGCCGTCGTCGTGCCTCTCATGGTGGGCGGTGTGCTGCTTGCCGCGCTCGTGCTGAACGAAGCGCGGGCCGCGCAGCCGATCATGCCGCTGCGGCTTTTCGCGAGCCGCGAGCGGACCGGCGCGTATGTGGCCCGCATGCTGTTCGCGGGCACGATGATTGGGTTCTTCTACTTCACGACCCAGTTCCTCCAGGGCGTCTATGGGTTCACGCCGCTCGAGGCCGGCGTCGCATTCTTCCCCATGACCGTGGTGAACTTCGCCGTCGCGGTGTTCGTGGCGCGCCTGACCCGGCGATTCGGCAATGCGGCGCTGCTCGCCGTGGGCCTCGCGTTCACCCTCGCGGGGATCGCGTGGCTCGCGCAGGTCACGCCCTCGACCCCGTATGCGACGGCAGTTGCGCTGCCGATGGTGCTCGTCGGCATCGGCCAGGGTCTCGCGTTCGGGCCGCTCACGGCGGCCGGGATCGCGGGCCTCCATGCGGCAGACGCCGGCGCCGGCTCGGGACTCGTCAACACCGCACACCAGCTCGGAAGCTCGCTCGGCGTGGCGGTTCTCGTGACCGCCGGGGCCGGTACCGGCACTCTGGCCCGCGAGGTGGCGACCGCCTACGCTGGCGGGACAGCCATGCTCGCAGCAGCCCTCGCCGTCGTGCTTCTCCTCATCGCCCCCCGCGAGCTCGCCGCCCGGCGTGCCGCCCCTGCCCGGAAGGAAGCCCATGTCTGAATCCACCGCCCGTACGAGCACGGTCCCGACGGTCACACTCAACAACGGCGTGGAGATGCCGGCCCTCGGCTTCGGCGTCTTCCAGGTCCCGGACCCCGGCGAGTGCGAGCGCTCCGTGGTCGCCGCCCTCGACACCGGCTACCGGCTGATCGACACAGCAGCGGCATATCTGAACGAGGACGCCGTGGGCCGCGCGGTTGCCGCAAGCGGGGTCCCCCGGGAGGACCTCTTCATCACGACCAAGCTCTGGGTCCAGGACGCCGGCTACGAGGCGACCAAGGCCGCGTTCGCGAAGTCCCTGAAGAAGCTTGACCTCGATTACCTCGACCTGTACCTCATCCACCAGCCGCTCGGGGACTACTACGGCTCGTGGCGTGCCATGGAGGAGCTGTACAGCGAGGGGCTCGTGCGGGCCATCGGCGTGAGCAACTTCTACCCGGACCGGCTCGTGGACCTCATCCAGCACAACGAGGTGGTCCCGGCCGTCAACCAGATCGAGACGCACCCGTTCTTCCAGCGGACCGACTACCAGGTGCTCATGCGCGAGCACGGAGTCCAGATCGAGTCGTGGGGCCCGTTCGCAGAGGGACGCAACGCGCTCTTCACCAACCCGACGCTCACAGGGATCGGCGCCGCGCACGGCAGGTCAGTGGCGCAGGTGGTGCTTCGCTGGCTCGTGCAGCGCGGGGTCGTGGCGATCCCCAAGTCCGTGCGGACCGAGCGGATCCGCGAGAACTTCGACGTGTTCGGGTTTGTGCTCTCCGAGGATGAGATGACCCGGATCTCGGGCCTCGACACCGGGGTGAGCGCCTTCTTCGACCACCGCGACCCCGTTCAGGTCACGCGGCTGAACGAGGCCCGCCTTCCGGAGTGAGCTGCTGACAACCTGAGCGGCGCGTTGCCGGTCACTCCGTCTCCTGCGGCCGCGCGAGGCGCAGCTCCTCCGCGTCGAGCTGCGCCTGGATGATGCGCAGGACCGTGTCGTCGATCGTGCGGGCGTCGCGGAGGCGGACCACCGTGGCGCGCTTGTGGCCCAGGAGCGCCAGACGCAGCCGCGTGTACTGGCGCGTCCTGACGATCGCGGGGTCGTCACTGTCGTCGAAGCCGGCGTTCATGGCTGCGAGGTGCTCGTCGTACTCGGCGTGGATGCGTTCGAGGACGTCGTCGTCGATCCGGAGCTCTCGCGCAAGGTCCGGCAGCGCACGGAATGCCTCCTCGGCCGCGGTGCGCTTGGCGAGCAGGAGCTCCTGGGTCACTGACGTGTCCTCTGGGATCCGCGCCCACCGGATCACCCTCGGCAGGGCGAGCCCCTGGACCACGAGGGACGCGACCACCACGAAGGCCGTGAGGAACACAATCGCGTCCCGCTGAGGGTACTGGCCGGCGTCGGGGATCGAGAGTGCGACGGCGAGCGAAACCGCGCCGCGGAAGCCCGCCGTCGTGCTCATCACCCTCGCGCGGTTCGTGGTGCGCAGCTGGCGCTGGTACGGGCGGCGGTCGACGGCGCGGATCACGTAGGCGGAGAGGATCAGGACCGCGAGGCGCGTCAGCAGGATCGTCGCGTACACCGCGACGCCGACGAGGAGGATCTGCCCGATCGCCTGCCCGTTGGCGCGGCCCTCGGAGGCCCAGAGCCCCGCCGCCGACACGGGCAGCTGCAGGCCCACGAGCACGAACAGCGCGCCGTTGAGCATGAAGCTCGCGAGCGACCAGACCGCGACGGTCTGCTGGCGCGTGTACGCCGAGATGGCCAGCGGGGCCGCCTGCGAGAGGTACAGGCCGCACGCAACGACGGCCAGGACCGCCGAGGCGTGGATGAGCTCGGCGCCGAGGAACGCGGCGAACGGGGTCAGGAGCGTGGCTGCGTTGCCGACCATCGCGTTGTCGATCCGCTTGCGGCCCTCGAGCATCGCCCAGCCCACCGCGACCCCCACGGCCGCGCCGCCGAGGAAGGAGTAGAGGAAGTCGGCGGTCACGAGGAGCGGGCTGAAGGCGCCGCCCCCGGCCGCGGCGCTGAGCGCGACACCGTAGATGACGAGCGCTGTGCCGTCGTTGACGAGGCTCTCCGCGCGCAGCGTGGTGAGCTGGCGCCGCGGGAGTGCGCGGCCGAGGGCGGCGACGGCGGTCGCGTCGGTCGGGGCCACCGCCGCGCCGAGGATCCACGCGGAGCCCCAGTCGACTCCTAGCGCGTGCGCGACGGCGGCGACGGCGGCCGCCGTGACCACCACGAGGAGCGTGGCCGAGAGCATGATGCCGCGGATGAACCGGCGGATCTCGCGCAGCGACGTCGTGAGGCTCTCCCAGTACAGGAGCACCGGGAGGAACAGCAGCAGGACGGTCTCCGGGGGCAGGCCGACTCCACGGAACACGGGGATGAGGCTCAGCGCGAGGCCGCAGGCGATCAGGACCACCGGCTGGCTGATCCTCAGCCGCGGCGCCAGCAGGCTCCCGAGGACGACCGCCGCGCCCAAGGCGACGATGAGTTCCAGACCGAGCATGGCCCTTCCTCCGGGTCCGAGGTGTGCCACCGAATGTACGCCGTGTCTGCCCGCTTGGGGAGGTACTGCCGGTACACCGATCAGCGGCACCTCCCACGCTGAGGCTTCGGCGGGTTGACTGGGACTCTGGCCAACCAACCTTCGGAAGGAACACCCATGACTGGCACACCCGTCTGGTTCATCACCGGCTGCTCAACCGGCCTCGGCCGCGCGCTCGCCGAGGCAGTCCTCGCGCAGGGAGACCGCGCCGTCGTGACCGCGCGCGACGCCGGCTCGGTTGCCGGCCTCGCCGACGCCCACCCCGACGCCGCCCTCGCCCTCTCCCTCGACGTCACCGATGCGGCACAGGTCGCCGCGGCCGTCGCTGCCGCCGAAGAGCGGTTCGGACAGGTCGACGTGCTCGTCAACAACGCCGGGTACGGGTACCGCTCGGCCGTCGAAGAGGGCGAAGACGCCGATGTCGCCCGCCTGTTCGCGACCAATGTGTTCGGGCCCGTCGCGATGATGAAGGCCGTCCTGCCGGGGATGCGGGCGCGGCGTTCGGGGGCGATCGTGAACATCTCCTCGATCGGTGCGCGCCTGTGCCCTCCCGGCTCGGGGTTCTACTCGGCCACGAAGGCCGCACTCGAGGGAATCTCGGGCTCCGCGCAGAAGGAGCTCGCACCACTGGGGATCTCGGTGACCGCCGTGGAGCCGGGCGGATTCCGCACTGACTTCGCGGGCCGCTCCCTGACCCAGTCCCCGGCGCCGATCGAGGACTACGCCGAAACGGCCGGCCTGCGCCGCAAGGAGCACGACACCTACCACGGGACGCAGCCCGGCAACCCCGCCAGGGCCGCGCAGGCGATCATCGCGGCCGTCGAGGCCGAGGAAACGCCCGCGTTCCTCCTCCTGGGGCAGGACGCGCTCGCCGGATACCGCGCAGCGGCCGCGGCGCAGGCCGCCGAGGTCGCCGCGTGGGAGTCGGTGAGCGCGTCGACGGGATTCGACGGCTGAGCGCGGGGCGGTAGCCTCGCTGCGTCCGTTCCTGCTCGGTCTGGCCGTGGCGCGGGCCCGGATTCCCGGCGTGTCGGGGATCCGGGCCCCGTGTGGGGCTCGCAGCGAGCAGGAACCGACGCGGAATCCAGGGGGTCAGGCGGTGCCGGCGACCGACCCGGCGCCGCAGGACCGAACGTGATCCCGGCCAGCCGGCACCGTCCCGCTGTCCTCGTACACCTCCGCGCCGGCGAGCTCGCGGCCTGCGACGTACCCGAACGTGAGCGCCGGCCCGAGGTTGATGCCGCCGGCCGGGTAGAAGCCGCCCATGATGTTGGCCTGGTCGTTGCCAGCCACGAAGAGGCCGGCAATCGCGGACCCATCGGCGCGCAGCACCCGCGCGCGGCCATCCGCGGCGAGGCCCGCGAACGTCCCGAAGGACCCCGGGACCACCTTGACCGCGTAGAACGGGCCCTTCTCGATCGGCGCGAGTGACGGGTTCGGCCCCACCTTCGCGTCGCCGCCATAGCGGTTGAACTCGGTCTCGCCGCGCTCGAACTCGGGGTCCACGCCGAGGCGGGCGTTCTCGTTGAACCGCTCGACGGTCTCGCGCAGCCCGGCCGGGTCGATCCCGCACTTGGCCGCGAGTTCCTCGAGCGTCCGGCCCTTCACGAGGTACCCGTTGCGAACGTACGGGAACAGCGGCACGGGCAGCGGCTTGGCCATCCCCAGCGGGTACTTGCGCACGAACCGCGAGTCGGCGATCTGCCACGATTCGACCGCATCGCCCTCGGGCGTCGCCGCAATGAGCCCGGAGACATAGTCGTAGTATCCGTTGGCCTCGTTGACGAACCGCTTGCCGTCCCGACGTACCCCGATCGAGCCGGGCTTCGCGCGGTCCATGATGTGCGGGAACACGCCGTTCCGCCCGAACGCAGGGGCCTTCCCGACCGTGTACGGGACGAGGGAGACGGGGCACCACGCCGCAGCCGACTCGACGTCCGTCTGGAACAGCGCACCGACGGACTCGCCGAGGGTGATGCCGTCGCCGGTGGTCTCCTTCGGGGCGAGCGTCCAGTGCTCGCGGCCCGTGGGCGTCTTCGGGAACAGCTCGCGCCGCCGCTCGACGTCGTTCGGGAACCCGCCCGCCGCAAGAACGACGCCGCGCGCGGCGCGGATCTCGTACTCCACCTCAGATCCGTCAGGCCGGACACCGCGCACGACGGCGCCGGCGACCCGCCCGCCGTCGTCCCGCCCGCCGTCGTGCTCGCCGCCATGAGCAGCCGCGTCCGCGGTGAGGAGCCGGACGGCCGGCGTCGACACGCGCACCTCGACGCCGAGGTCGTCGGCGCTCTGCAGCAGCCGTCCCACGAGCGCAGTCCCGTTGACGAGGTGCATCCCGCGACGGTGCACGGCCAGGTCGAGCAGGTGCCGCCCCACCCGCCACGCCGAGTACGCGAGGCCCGGCAGGCTGCCCTGCGATGCGGAGAGGATCTTGGCCAGATCCGGCCCGGCCATGATGCCCATGCCCAGGAACGACGTCTCGTACAGCTGTCCGCGCAGGAGCTTCCGGACGCGCGGCGAGAGCCGCCTGGCGTCGAGGGGCGCGGGGCCCACGGAGCGGTGGCCGGTCCCGGCGCCCGGGGTCTTGCCGTAGATGTCCCGGATCTTGGCCCCGGGCGTGAACTGGAGCCGGGTCTTCTCCTCGAAGAAGCCGACCATGTGCGGGACCGCCTCGAGGAACGCGTCGATGCGCGCGCCGTCGTACCGTTCTCCGAGCCGGTGGCGGAGGTAGGTGCGGAACAGTTCGGGGTCCTCGTCCACGCCGTCTGCCTTCGCGAGGGGGTTCCCGGGAGTCCACGCCCAGCCGCCGGACCACGCGGTCGCGCCGCCGCACACGTCGGCCTTCTCGACGACGACGACGCGCAGCCCGTGGTAGGCGGCCGTCACCGCCGCGGCGAGACCGCCGGCTCCGGAGCCGATGACCAGGACGTCGGTCTCGACCGTGCCGTTCTCGGCAGCAGGTGTGGGCTGGGCGTTCATCGGGTGGCTCCGTTCGATTCTGCGGAAGACGGGATCAGGGTGTGGGCTTCCTCAAGGACACGGTCCGCGGCCCGCTTGAGGTGCCGGGCCCAGCCGAGCTCGCCGAGGCGCACGACGTCGGCGGGAGACGGCGCCTCGACGCTCACCGGGGTGCCGCTCGGCAGCGCCGCGACGATCTCGGCCAGGTTGAGTCCGCCCTCGCCGGGGGCGAGACGGGCGGCGCGGGACTCGTGGATGAGGCCCTCGCGGTCCGCGGGACGCGCGGCGGGGGCGTCGCAGAGCTGCAGCATGGGCACGAGATCGGCCATGGCGGCGAGCTCCTCGAGCGCACCCCCGAAGCGCCGGAAGTGCAGCGTGTCGACGACGACCCTCGCCCCGGCGGCCCGCGCGGCCGCGGCGGCGGAGGCGAGCGAGTTGATGCGCTGGTAGGAGATGGGCTCGAGCGTGGGGGTGATGCCGAACTCGCGACCGTCCTCGGCGAGGAGGGCGAGGGTTTCGGCGAAGCGGACGGGGTCCGGGTCCGCCGCTGCGACCGTCAGGGTCTCTGCGCCGAGGGCGCGCGCTGCCTCGAGCATGGGGAGCCACGCGTCGCGCTGGCCGTCGGCCCGGCCGCGCGCGGCATCGGGTGATGCGGGCGCGCCGGCGCCGTTCGTGCCGTCGATCAGGAGGAACTCCGTGTCGAGGACGCGGACCCCGGTCGACCGGACGTTCGCGAGGGTTTCGGCGAGCATCGGGGAACCGGGCGACAGGTCGTACTTGCGCTCGGTCCGCGTCACGGGACGCACTCGGGCGCCGATGAAGTCGAACCCGGCCTCTGCCGCGATGAGCACGAGGTCAGGCGGCGCCGTGTCGAGGAGCGAGAGCTGGGCCAGGCCTACCTCTCGCTTCGCCACGGACGGCTGCGGGGAGGCTGTCATGCGAGGGCTCCTTCCAAGGAGCGGGTCGGAGTGCGGGTGTCCGGTCCGGACGGCGAGATGCCGGCGGCAAGGTACTGGGCGAGGCGCTGCGCGGCGTCGTACCCGTGCTTGATGGCGTTCGACGCCGTGGGCGGCAGCGGGTCGGCGACGGTCCCCGCGAGCACCACGGGAACGCCAGCGCCCAGGCTCAGGGCGGCCTCGCGGCCCGCGAGGTCGACGGCGGCGCTGAGCGGAACGACGCCGCGCGAGACGAGGAGGGGCCCCGGGGCGTCGAGCCACTGCTCGCCGCCCGCCCCGACCACTCGGACGCGGCCGGAGAGGGTGCCGGGCGCCTCGGCCTCGACGATGCGGGAGTCGAGCACGATCCGCACGCCCGGGTTGGCCTCGAGCCGGGGGACGGCGAGGATCTTGGCTCGGCGGCCGGACTCGGGGGCGATGGCCTGCTCCGGCCCGACGAGGAGAACGCTCGTGCCGTGGGTCGCGAGGGTGTCCGCGGCGGACATCGCGACGGAGTCCGCGCCCCAGATCGTCACGGCCTCGGGCGCGGGATCGGTGCCATCGAGGATCCCCCTGTGGGCCGCGAGCCAGTCGCGGACGTCGAGCACGCCGTCGTGCGCCGCGCTCTGAGAACCAGCGCCGGTCACGGGGAAGCCGGGCTGGGGACGCTTCCCGCCCGTCGCGACGACGATCGCATCCGCGCGGTGGTCGCGTGCAAGGGCCGCAAGCGCCTGTGGCCCGTCGGCATCGACCGGGGCACCGAGGCTCAGTGTGATGCCGAGCCGCTCGATCTCGGCGCGGTTCCAGTCGAGGTAGCGGTGGAAGTCCGGCGTCGGGCGCATGCGCGCGGCGAGCCCGAACTGCCCGCCGATCCGATCCGCCGCGTCGAGGATGGTCACACGCGCGCCGGCCTCCGCGAGCTCGCGCGCAGCGGTCAGGCCTGCGGGCCCGGCACCCAGGACGACCGCGTGGGGCGCGGCGGCAGCGGGGACGACGTCGCGGGGTGCGGTGCCGCCGTCGTGCGACGCCTCGGCGCCGCGCACACGCGGCGTCGGGACGGGGACCCGGGAGCGGCCGACCGCTGGGTTGACGGTGCACGTGACCTGGCCGAGGCCGAGGTTGTCGATGCACACGTTGCACGCGATGCACGGCCGGTAGGCCCGGCGGTCGAGGACGCTGTGTCCAAGGACCGCGGGCACGAACTGCGGGTCCGCGTGGACCGCGCGGCCGAGGGAGACGAAGTCGGAGTCTCCGGCGGCCAGGACGGACTCGATCGCCTCCGGAGAGTTGAGCCGTCCGGCCAGGCCGAGCGGGAGGCCGAAGCGGCGGTAGGCGCGCGCGTATTCGGCGAGGACGCCGGGCTTCCACTCCCCCGACTGCACGATCCACTCGCCGGCCTCGTAGCTGCCGGCGGAGAGGTCGAGGAAGTCGAGGGCGTCGAGGTCGAGGCGGGAGACGACGTCGAGCGTCTGCGCGGCGTCCAGTCCATCCGGGACACCCTCGACCATCGAGACGCGCATGCCCACGATCGCCTCGGGGGCTGCGGCGCGGACAGCCGCGATGACGAGGTTCGGGAAGGCCTCGGGGACGCCGAACTCGTCGGTGCGGCCGTTGGTTCGGGCGGACATGAACTGGTGGATCAGGTACCCGTGGCCCCCATGGATGCTGATGACATCGAACCCGGCCTCGACGGCGCGGCGCGCCCCTTCGCCGTAGCCCGCGGCCACCTCGCGGCACTCCTGCGTGGTGAGCGCGCGCGGCATCTCGCCGCCGGCGACCTCGCACGGCACGGGCGACGGCGCGACGTTCGGGAACCCGGTCGAGGCCGACTGCGCGGTGCGGCCGCCGTGGTTGATCTCGACGGCGACGAGTGCGCCTTCCGCATGGATCGCGTCGGTGAGGGTCCGGAACCCCGGGATCACGGCGTCGTCGTGCAGGCCGAGCTGGTGGGTGCGGCCCTTGCCGTCGGCGCGCACATACGTGGCCTCGGTGGTCACGACGGCGAGCCCGGCCCTCGCGCGGGTCACGAGGTAGTCGGCGTACTGCTCGGTGATGCGCCCGTCCGTGGTTCCGTAGTTGCGCTCCATGGGCGAGCTCCACAGCCGGTTGCGGAGGGTGCGCTGCGGGCGGCCGTTGCGGCCGAGGGTCAGTGGCTCGCTGCCGAGGCGACGGCTGGCCGGATTCTGGGGGGCGTTCATGCGAGGGCGTCCTCTCGGGAGAAGGTGACGGGGCGGCCGGTGCGCGACGACTCGTACACGGCGAGCAGGATTCTCAGGGCCGCGGTCGCGTCGGGGCCGGTGATGGCGGGCTCGCGGCCCTCACCGTCATTCGCGCTGAGCGCAGAGACGAAGTCCCGGATCTGCGCGGTGTGGTGCGGGATGAGCTGGCCGTTGATGGTGGCGAGGTCCACGTTAGGGTCGACCCCGGCGGGCTGGACGGGCTCGGACTCGATCGTCCCGCCACGGGCGAACAGGGTCACGCGGCCGTCGGCGCCCTCGGGGAACTCGCTGAGCTCGGCCGTCGCGCCGGTCTCGCCCGTAATGCGGATGCTCACGCCGAGGCTCGGGGTCGCGGCGGTCGTCGCGGACAGGGTCGCGATGGCGCCGGAGGCGAAGCGGATGACGGCGGCGGCCGTGTCCTCGACCTCGATGCTGTGGGTGAACGTCGCGATGTGCCCGTGGAC
Protein-coding sequences here:
- a CDS encoding FAD-dependent oxidoreductase, translated to MNAQPTPAAENGTVETDVLVIGSGAGGLAAAVTAAYHGLRVVVVEKADVCGGATAWSGGWAWTPGNPLAKADGVDEDPELFRTYLRHRLGERYDGARIDAFLEAVPHMVGFFEEKTRLQFTPGAKIRDIYGKTPGAGTGHRSVGPAPLDARRLSPRVRKLLRGQLYETSFLGMGIMAGPDLAKILSASQGSLPGLAYSAWRVGRHLLDLAVHRRGMHLVNGTALVGRLLQSADDLGVEVRVSTPAVRLLTADAAAHGGEHDGGRDDGGRVAGAVVRGVRPDGSEVEYEIRAARGVVLAAGGFPNDVERRRELFPKTPTGREHWTLAPKETTGDGITLGESVGALFQTDVESAAAWCPVSLVPYTVGKAPAFGRNGVFPHIMDRAKPGSIGVRRDGKRFVNEANGYYDYVSGLIAATPEGDAVESWQIADSRFVRKYPLGMAKPLPVPLFPYVRNGYLVKGRTLEELAAKCGIDPAGLRETVERFNENARLGVDPEFERGETEFNRYGGDAKVGPNPSLAPIEKGPFYAVKVVPGSFGTFAGLAADGRARVLRADGSAIAGLFVAGNDQANIMGGFYPAGGINLGPALTFGYVAGRELAGAEVYEDSGTVPAGRDHVRSCGAGSVAGTA
- a CDS encoding oxidoreductase, which codes for MTGTPVWFITGCSTGLGRALAEAVLAQGDRAVVTARDAGSVAGLADAHPDAALALSLDVTDAAQVAAAVAAAEERFGQVDVLVNNAGYGYRSAVEEGEDADVARLFATNVFGPVAMMKAVLPGMRARRSGAIVNISSIGARLCPPGSGFYSATKAALEGISGSAQKELAPLGISVTAVEPGGFRTDFAGRSLTQSPAPIEDYAETAGLRRKEHDTYHGTQPGNPARAAQAIIAAVEAEETPAFLLLGQDALAGYRAAAAAQAAEVAAWESVSASTGFDG
- a CDS encoding sugar phosphate isomerase/epimerase family protein, with the translated sequence MTASPQPSVAKREVGLAQLSLLDTAPPDLVLIAAEAGFDFIGARVRPVTRTERKYDLSPGSPMLAETLANVRSTGVRVLDTEFLLIDGTNGAGAPASPDAARGRADGQRDAWLPMLEAARALGAETLTVAAADPDPVRFAETLALLAEDGREFGITPTLEPISYQRINSLASAAAAARAAGARVVVDTLHFRRFGGALEELAAMADLVPMLQLCDAPAARPADREGLIHESRAARLAPGEGGLNLAEIVAALPSGTPVSVEAPSPADVVRLGELGWARHLKRAADRVLEEAHTLIPSSAESNGATR
- a CDS encoding Na+/H+ antiporter — translated: MLGLELIVALGAAVVLGSLLAPRLRISQPVVLIACGLALSLIPVFRGVGLPPETVLLLFLPVLLYWESLTTSLREIRRFIRGIMLSATLLVVVTAAAVAAVAHALGVDWGSAWILGAAVAPTDATAVAALGRALPRRQLTTLRAESLVNDGTALVIYGVALSAAAGGGAFSPLLVTADFLYSFLGGAAVGVAVGWAMLEGRKRIDNAMVGNAATLLTPFAAFLGAELIHASAVLAVVACGLYLSQAAPLAISAYTRQQTVAVWSLASFMLNGALFVLVGLQLPVSAAGLWASEGRANGQAIGQILLVGVAVYATILLTRLAVLILSAYVIRAVDRRPYQRQLRTTNRARVMSTTAGFRGAVSLAVALSIPDAGQYPQRDAIVFLTAFVVVASLVVQGLALPRVIRWARIPEDTSVTQELLLAKRTAAEEAFRALPDLARELRIDDDVLERIHAEYDEHLAAMNAGFDDSDDPAIVRTRQYTRLRLALLGHKRATVVRLRDARTIDDTVLRIIQAQLDAEELRLARPQETE
- a CDS encoding FAD-dependent oxidoreductase, yielding MNAPQNPASRRLGSEPLTLGRNGRPQRTLRNRLWSSPMERNYGTTDGRITEQYADYLVTRARAGLAVVTTEATYVRADGKGRTHQLGLHDDAVIPGFRTLTDAIHAEGALVAVEINHGGRTAQSASTGFPNVAPSPVPCEVAGGEMPRALTTQECREVAAGYGEGARRAVEAGFDVISIHGGHGYLIHQFMSARTNGRTDEFGVPEAFPNLVIAAVRAAAPEAIVGMRVSMVEGVPDGLDAAQTLDVVSRLDLDALDFLDLSAGSYEAGEWIVQSGEWKPGVLAEYARAYRRFGLPLGLAGRLNSPEAIESVLAAGDSDFVSLGRAVHADPQFVPAVLGHSVLDRRAYRPCIACNVCIDNLGLGQVTCTVNPAVGRSRVPVPTPRVRGAEASHDGGTAPRDVVPAAAAPHAVVLGAGPAGLTAARELAEAGARVTILDAADRIGGQFGLAARMRPTPDFHRYLDWNRAEIERLGITLSLGAPVDADGPQALAALARDHRADAIVVATGGKRPQPGFPVTGAGSQSAAHDGVLDVRDWLAAHRGILDGTDPAPEAVTIWGADSVAMSAADTLATHGTSVLLVGPEQAIAPESGRRAKILAVPRLEANPGVRIVLDSRIVEAEAPGTLSGRVRVVGAGGEQWLDAPGPLLVSRGVVPLSAAVDLAGREAALSLGAGVPVVLAGTVADPLPPTASNAIKHGYDAAQRLAQYLAAGISPSGPDTRTPTRSLEGALA
- a CDS encoding aldo/keto reductase produces the protein MSESTARTSTVPTVTLNNGVEMPALGFGVFQVPDPGECERSVVAALDTGYRLIDTAAAYLNEDAVGRAVAASGVPREDLFITTKLWVQDAGYEATKAAFAKSLKKLDLDYLDLYLIHQPLGDYYGSWRAMEELYSEGLVRAIGVSNFYPDRLVDLIQHNEVVPAVNQIETHPFFQRTDYQVLMREHGVQIESWGPFAEGRNALFTNPTLTGIGAAHGRSVAQVVLRWLVQRGVVAIPKSVRTERIRENFDVFGFVLSEDEMTRISGLDTGVSAFFDHRDPVQVTRLNEARLPE
- a CDS encoding MFS transporter, which codes for MPHAPHRPTTRPLLAIILVSYFMIILDNSIIFTGLPQIQAAMGLTDTDLSWVQNAYTLVFGGLLLLGARAGDLLGRRRVFVAGLALFGVASALVGLAPAGWCLIAARAVQGVGAAVVAPTALSLLTAHFEPGPERTRAVAAYGAVAGIGASVGLVVGGALAQWVSWRAGFLINVPIGAALAWAAVRTIPASASARGRFDTAGAVLSTLGVGSLVFGIVASGDPDLAGDAGWAAPAVVVPLMVGGVLLAALVLNEARAAQPIMPLRLFASRERTGAYVARMLFAGTMIGFFYFTTQFLQGVYGFTPLEAGVAFFPMTVVNFAVAVFVARLTRRFGNAALLAVGLAFTLAGIAWLAQVTPSTPYATAVALPMVLVGIGQGLAFGPLTAAGIAGLHAADAGAGSGLVNTAHQLGSSLGVAVLVTAGAGTGTLAREVATAYAGGTAMLAAALAVVLLLIAPRELAARRAAPARKEAHV